A stretch of DNA from Glycine max cultivar Williams 82 chromosome 18, Glycine_max_v4.0, whole genome shotgun sequence:
cattatttaagagttcatttttaagggaacttgcaacttgcattgaaattgaaatagaattttaattggggaaatagtttgcaatatcttaattccaccccccttcttaagatatctaaggccacttgtctaacacacTGTCGTTGCCACCACTCTACCTTGGTCACCATAACAAGCACCATTATCATTGTAGTCATCTCCTAATAGGGAGTTGGGTTAAAAAGCAACAAGTTAGGATAATCCTTCTCTCTCACTCCCTTCCCCTCACCACCCATGCCACTACCATTATCATTGTAGTCATCACCATTGTCACCACCACTAACCTTGTCACCACCACTTTCACTATTGTTGTcgccgccaccaccaccacaaccaccatcatcaccaccaccaccatcgtcACCATAACAATCACTACCACCATCGTTGCCATAACAACCACCACCACTGTCGTCACACTTCACCATTGTCACCACCGCAACCACCATCACCACTGTCGTCGCCACAACTCCACCCTTACCACCATAACAACCACCACCATCTTCGTCATAGCCATCACCGCCATTATTATTGCCGCAACCACCATCATTATTATTGTCGTCACTGCAACCATCACTATTACCACCGTTGTCACCATCATC
This window harbors:
- the LOC102661540 gene encoding eggshell protein 1-like; amino-acid sequence: MAMSSDDGDNGGNSDGCSDDNNNDGGCGNNNGGDGYDEDGGGCYGGKGGVVATTVVMVVAVVTMVKCDDSGGGCYGNDGGSDCYGDDGGGGDDGGCGGGGGDNNSESGGDKVSGGDNGDDYNDNGSGMGGEGKGVREKDYPNLLLFNPTPY